DNA from Drosophila gunungcola strain Sukarami chromosome 3L unlocalized genomic scaffold, Dgunungcola_SK_2 000002F, whole genome shotgun sequence:
CGCATGCTCGTTAAAAAAGAGGGTTGAAAATCGAATATtcctatttttattatattcgtTTAACGATAACAACAATGACAAActcaagaatttataaaaattaaaggaaTTGATCTTCTAAACAccttttaatacaaaaacataatCCAATAAGAACTTATTATTTGACCAATTCGAATTCGGTTtgtagaatttttttattggaattaATGGTGGAAATGTATTCGATTTATATCGAATATGTGCTTGTGAGACTTTTCTTTCTATTATTTATCAACATAGCCggtaaaatttatataaacatgtCACctctttaaaaagtattaatgGTTAATTAAATCGTTTACAATACCTATGGTTATGGGCGAAAGTTAATTACACTTGGCGtcatgcaataaataaaaacgaaaagcaaaaaaaaatttgcttaCATCAACAGTAGGGAATTATGATCTTGACAGACCGAAACTATTAATACCCTCACATACTTAAAAGACATATGATCACAAAAATAGTCTGCCACTAGATATTGATGTTATTTTATAGTCTTTCCATTATCTCTCGTCATACGCCTTTCGAATTGGAAATCTAGATTGCGTAAAAAGAGATTGTGAGGCGATCATGACGGAATTACTTGATTTGGTTCTATATCAAGATCAAGAAAGTTTCTGTTTCAGCCCGCCGGAAAAGCTCCAACAAACAGTGCGTaacagaaatacaaataagTTTACAACGCTTTATCCAAGTGTATTAAGAAAGTGAGTCACTTTATGTACATTGAATCCATTAACACATAAACATAACGTTTCAGTGCATTAGACATTCGCTTCCATATTCGTCATAATAATTTGGCACAATAATTAAGTCAGTGTTAAATTCGCTTACAATCTGAGATTGTTTTCGCCACACGAGATGCTAGTACATCACTTTTCCAGGGGGgcttaattatttatgtaaaatgGATCATATTTTCCAGCACAAACTTTTCTTCAAGTGGTATTATATTTACTTGCAACATACACACATATGTACAAGTACATGTGTTTATGTGTGCGTTAATAGAATATAACTTTAAATCTCAAGTTACGACTACCTGTGTGAGTTTGTTTGAAGGCCCTTCACTATTCTGGCCTGGTACcaaatgaattattttattaagatcttaaataatcaaaatttaacaaacttttgaacaaaaataacttacaCTGCGAtacttctaaaataaatcCGAGTGTGACCGTAGCAGGGGCGTTTGGATATCTTGGACTACGTTCAGTATTTTATGGTGTTTGCGAAGAGGTCATACTGCTAAGGGGAGAACGGAGTGGAATCGAAAcacaaactaaataaataaataccattgaataaacaaaaaaccttAACGAACGTGAATAAAACACAACATAAttataaatgataaattaaaataaagagccatatgtatgtataccaACGCACAAAACACAAGTTCCCAAATAATTGGTTGCAAGAAATTGATGATTGCAACAAAATGATCGAAAATAGCAGgtattgatttttttgattgactgaacaaaactttttttaaataacatatgtATCAAATTTAtcataaaagtatttaaatttaacgaaCTTGTTAAAAAcatcgatttttgtttaatgataataatatattCGCAAGCCGGCATATTTTTGCATTCGAGATACGGTCGCACCAttctttttgtattaaattttgtaagaCTTTTTCAAGTCTCCGTTTTTGttctatattttaatttttaccgtATAAAACTGAACAAAAGAGTATGCCACCCCCAAGACCGAAGGGGATAGGATTTAATACAGGAGCTACCCAACCCAGATCGAACTCAAATACGCCGATGTCGGAGAGGCAACAAATGGCTTTACTCATCCAGATGACAGCTACCTCCTCGACAGGtaaatacacaaaaatgttaaaatccATTGTTTTCGATGTGATTTAAGGCTAGTTAAAAGTGTAGTTAGCATTACTTGCTAGATAAATGCCTAGATTAGTTAATAAAAGACTTTCGGTTGCAATATATTTGTGGGTACCTCGCTTCTcacatatttacatacatacatacgtaGTACCACATATCTTGCTACATACATAAATGTATCTGATTCTCTACGCAAGTAAAATAAGAACAAAGTAAAGTATCTGAAAAAAGGTTTCAGTTTTGTAACGTCAAATAATGTGTGAACTTTattgtagtttttaaataatttgcatatttaaatgtagtttGGTAACTGTAATGAGATACAGAAGTCTTTAAACATAGTTTCCATAagacacaaataaataaaaatgcaatttatattACTATGGACTTACTAATtactatttcaaaacaatttttttggtccacatatttatagaaaataatctttaatttgTCATACTTAacctttatatatattattcgaAGCTCAATCACTCAGCCGTCAAATGTATTGTATAAGATTCTCGATCTTCCAGATTCATCCCGCACCAATCTTAAGAAGAATGAATGCAAGAAAGGAGACACCGAAAACGACGAGAGCAGCCTAAACGAGAAGCAAGAGGTCCTGGACACTAAAGACAAATCTTCGGCCGAGGAAAGCAGCAACGATGGTAAAAACAGCGATTCGACTCATCAGGGAACTTCGGCTGCCAAGCGTTGTTACTCGGACATAGAGGACGATTACGAGGAATCTGGCGAGGAcgtgaagaaaaagaagcgcAAGGACTCAGAGCATGGCAAGGACTTGAAGGGGGCCTCCCTAAAGCTCACCTCCAGGGTGGAAAAGGGTTCCAAGCTAGCGGCGACGAAGGGATCCCCGTCGGGTAACAAAAGCAGCGCCTCGAATGCCGACAAGGAGCAGGTGGAGATCAGCAAGAATGTGGACATTGAAAACGAAACGGAGTGCAGCGATGATTACAAGAGCAACGACAGTCTGTACAACGGAGGACTCAAGGTGCCGCCACTAAAGATTGTGATCCCTCAACAGAACTGCTCCATCGACACTGAGGGCAATGTGCTGAGAACCGGCAAGGTGACTGCCTCTCGCAATGCCGCCCTGCCCTATGTGGTCAGCTCCAATAGCGATTCCATCGACACCGTCATAACCAACCAATCAATTAGCCCGCACGAGAGTCCCCAGAAAAGCAACAGCATTTGCTCCACAGTCCTGGACGACAAGAACATAAAGCTCTTCAATGACGAAAAGAACTTGAGGGTCCTGCGCAGCTCTCATCGCACTGGGGTTACTAGTTTGGAGCGCAGTTCCAACAACTCCTCCCCGCAAATGCAGAGCAGCTCTCCGTCGCCGGCGTCATCCAATCATGCCAACGATCCTGCAGATGTGAAGCTATCCTACGGCAACATGACTTCGAGTCCAATACCACAGGGCCACCAGTTTGACCAGGAGACAATCACCAATGTTCCGAGCCCCTCAACGTCATCAACATCCTCGTCCAAGGAGATAAATCCCTCCTCGAACGTGGAGCTCCATCCGCGGAAGCGAAAGATACGGCCCAAGAATACCGATGATAGTTCGAAGAACTCAAATGCCGCCGATTCCGGTGTGAATTCCGAAGAATCTCACCCCCATGACCATCCCTTCACCAATGGCTTCCAGATGTTCTTGAGCATCCGTCGTCAGATCGAGAAAAAGTGGAAGAGCCTGTACCCGGTGAAGCCAAGACCTCCCCAGGGATACAACGAGTATCTGCTGACCAAGAAATCGTACTTATTAAGGCGCAATGCGAACACTTCGGCTCCGGACATTCCCCGCACTGTGCCGCAGGCAATGGAGGGCTTTTATCAGGATCAGGAGAAGGCCAGGCAAGATTTAATCCAAGCCCACACCGTTGAGCGGGAAAAACTGTGCATGAACGTTGAGCAGGAGATAATACGAGTGCACTCGAAGGCTGCCAGGAGTATATCTGGCCAACCGGCGCCTTATTCCGTTTGCACATACCTAAAGGACGATGAGGTCTACAACTTGATCACCCCAGAGCAGGACGAAAAGGAAAAGAGTGCTCGCTGCCGATTTAATGGACGTTTGCTACTCAGCTGGTTGCAAGATGTCGATGACAAGTGGGAGAAAATCAAGGTAAGTTTACTTTTCAAATTCATTTTCGATGGCATTACtaatttgttgctgttttccAGGAATCCATGGTGCTGCGGCATCATAACGAGGCGGAAAGCCTGCATGCCGTTCAGGTCATGGACTGGAATATATTCGCAAAACGAAATAGGCTTTGCGACAACCCGACTGAAGTAAACTTGGAACACGTTCCGATTGTTTCGGTTGGAGATGACTTTGACACATCGCCAACATAACT
Protein-coding regions in this window:
- the LOC128257945 gene encoding ankyrin repeat domain-containing protein 12, which gives rise to MPPPRPKGIGFNTGATQPRSNSNTPMSERQQMALLIQMTATSSTDSSRTNLKKNECKKGDTENDESSLNEKQEVLDTKDKSSAEESSNDGKNSDSTHQGTSAAKRCYSDIEDDYEESGEDVKKKKRKDSEHGKDLKGASLKLTSRVEKGSKLAATKGSPSGNKSSASNADKEQVEISKNVDIENETECSDDYKSNDSLYNGGLKVPPLKIVIPQQNCSIDTEGNVLRTGKVTASRNAALPYVVSSNSDSIDTVITNQSISPHESPQKSNSICSTVLDDKNIKLFNDEKNLRVLRSSHRTGVTSLERSSNNSSPQMQSSSPSPASSNHANDPADVKLSYGNMTSSPIPQGHQFDQETITNVPSPSTSSTSSSKEINPSSNVELHPRKRKIRPKNTDDSSKNSNAADSGVNSEESHPHDHPFTNGFQMFLSIRRQIEKKWKSLYPVKPRPPQGYNEYLLTKKSYLLRRNANTSAPDIPRTVPQAMEGFYQDQEKARQDLIQAHTVEREKLCMNVEQEIIRVHSKAARSISGQPAPYSVCTYLKDDEVYNLITPEQDEKEKSARCRFNGRLLLSWLQDVDDKWEKIKESMVLRHHNEAESLHAVQVMDWNIFAKRNRLCDNPTEVNLEHVPIVSVGDDFDTSPT